A window from Pseudomonas alloputida encodes these proteins:
- a CDS encoding IS110-like element ISPpu11 family transposase — protein MELCTTICVDLAKQVFQLAGEDATGRVIYEDRIKSRQAFHDFLLRLPTTVAVLMECGPGAQAWARLLQAKGNPVRILPAQRVAEHRSGAKNDRNDCYAILRAGRDTSIASIPIKSTTALAIQALHRIRRGNIKRHTALGNQIRGLLLEHGVSMPQGDAAINKHVPQALEDASLPLPDLLRELLDELLMDWLSLGERITALSRRLEATAQEDKVAQRLITIRGVGPIIATAIVAKQTDPSRFASGRMYSAFFGIVPDQHSSGNKIRLGKMSKRGDGYIRSLMIQGAHSVLSQLRPDSDQPDDRRLLRWLSRLGRKEAAIRLANRNLRIIWALLQSDQVYQRKPNEKPEAAMSL, from the coding sequence GTGGAGCTTTGCACAACCATCTGCGTAGACCTGGCCAAACAGGTCTTCCAATTAGCAGGCGAGGACGCTACTGGTCGGGTGATCTACGAAGATCGCATCAAATCCCGCCAAGCGTTCCACGATTTCCTGCTCAGGCTGCCAACGACCGTGGCCGTCTTGATGGAGTGCGGTCCAGGTGCGCAAGCCTGGGCCAGGCTGCTGCAGGCCAAAGGTAATCCGGTTCGCATCCTGCCGGCGCAACGTGTCGCCGAACATCGCAGCGGTGCAAAGAACGATCGTAACGACTGCTATGCCATTTTGCGTGCCGGTCGCGATACGAGCATCGCTTCGATACCGATCAAGAGCACCACAGCACTGGCTATTCAAGCGCTGCACCGTATCCGGCGCGGTAACATCAAGCGACATACCGCGCTGGGTAATCAGATCCGTGGTTTGCTACTTGAGCATGGCGTATCCATGCCCCAGGGCGATGCCGCGATCAATAAGCATGTGCCTCAGGCGCTTGAGGATGCTTCCTTGCCTCTACCCGACCTGTTGCGCGAGTTGCTCGATGAGTTGCTGATGGACTGGTTGTCTCTAGGTGAACGCATAACGGCGCTGAGCCGCCGGCTCGAAGCGACCGCCCAAGAGGATAAAGTCGCTCAGCGGCTGATCACCATTCGCGGCGTCGGCCCTATCATTGCCACGGCGATCGTGGCGAAACAGACCGACCCCAGCCGCTTCGCCAGTGGCCGAATGTATTCCGCCTTCTTCGGTATCGTGCCCGATCAGCACAGCAGCGGAAACAAAATCAGATTGGGCAAGATGAGCAAGCGCGGTGACGGCTACATACGCAGCCTGATGATCCAGGGCGCGCATTCCGTCTTGAGCCAGCTAAGGCCTGATTCCGATCAGCCAGATGATCGCCGCCTCTTGCGCTGGCTATCCCGCCTTGGGCGCAAGGAGGCGGCGATCAGGCTGGCTAATCGAAATCTGCGGATTATCTGGGCCCTGTTACAGAGCGATCAGGTTTACCAACGCAAACCGAACGAAAAACCGGAGGCGGCTATGAGCCTCTGA
- a CDS encoding TRAP transporter large permease, with amino-acid sequence MEAFILLGSFIVLILIGMPVAYALGLSALIGAWWIDIPLQAMMIQVASGVNKFSLLAIPFFVLAGAIMAEGGMSRRLVAFAGVLVGFVRGGLSLVNIMASTFFGAISGSSVADTASVGSVLIPEMERKGYPREFSTAVTVSGSVQALLTPPSHNSVLYSLAAGGTVSIASLFMAGIMPGLLLSAVMMGLCLIFAKKRNYPKGEVIPLREALKIAGEALWGLMAMVIILGGILSGVFTATESAAVAVVWSFFVTMFIYRDYKWRDLPKLMHRTVRTISIVMILIGFAASFGYVMTLMQIPSKITTAFLTLSDNRYVILMCINFMLMLLGTVMDMAPLILILTPILLPVITGIGVDPVHFGMIMLVNLGIGLITPPVGAVLFVGSAIGKVSIESTVKALMPFYLALFLVLMAVTYIPAISLWLPSVVL; translated from the coding sequence ATGGAAGCGTTCATTCTGTTGGGCAGTTTCATCGTGCTGATTCTGATCGGCATGCCGGTAGCCTACGCCCTGGGCCTGTCGGCACTGATCGGCGCCTGGTGGATCGACATCCCGCTGCAGGCGATGATGATCCAGGTGGCCAGTGGTGTTAACAAGTTCTCCCTGCTGGCCATTCCATTCTTCGTGCTGGCCGGCGCGATCATGGCCGAAGGCGGCATGTCGCGGCGGCTGGTGGCCTTTGCCGGGGTGCTGGTGGGCTTCGTGCGTGGCGGGCTGTCGCTGGTCAACATCATGGCCTCGACCTTCTTCGGTGCGATTTCCGGCTCGTCGGTAGCCGATACCGCCTCGGTGGGCTCGGTGCTGATCCCGGAGATGGAGCGCAAAGGCTACCCGCGTGAATTTTCCACCGCCGTGACCGTCAGTGGCTCGGTGCAGGCGCTGCTGACCCCGCCCAGCCACAACTCGGTGCTGTACTCGCTGGCGGCGGGCGGCACGGTATCCATTGCCTCGCTGTTCATGGCGGGTATCATGCCCGGGTTGCTTCTGAGCGCAGTGATGATGGGCCTGTGCCTGATCTTCGCGAAGAAGCGCAACTACCCCAAAGGTGAAGTCATCCCGCTGCGCGAGGCGCTGAAAATTGCCGGTGAGGCGCTGTGGGGCCTGATGGCCATGGTCATCATTCTCGGCGGTATCCTGTCGGGGGTGTTCACCGCGACCGAATCGGCAGCCGTGGCGGTGGTGTGGTCATTCTTCGTGACCATGTTCATCTACCGCGACTACAAGTGGCGCGACCTGCCCAAGCTGATGCACCGCACAGTACGGACCATCTCCATCGTGATGATCCTGATCGGCTTTGCCGCCAGCTTCGGCTACGTGATGACGCTGATGCAGATCCCGTCGAAGATCACCACCGCGTTCCTGACCCTGTCGGACAACCGCTACGTGATCCTGATGTGCATCAACTTCATGCTGATGCTGCTGGGCACGGTGATGGACATGGCGCCGCTGATCCTGATTCTTACCCCGATCCTGCTGCCGGTGATTACCGGTATCGGCGTGGACCCGGTGCACTTCGGCATGATCATGCTGGTGAACCTGGGGATCGGGCTGATAACGCCACCGGTGGGCGCCGTGCTGTTCGTGGGCTCGGCCATTGGCAAGGTGAGTATCGAGTCGACGGTGAAGGCGCTGATGCCGTTCTACCTGGCGCTGTTCCTGGTGCTGATGGCAGTGACTTACATTCCAGCGATCTCGCTGTGGCTGCCTAGCGTGGTGCTGTAA
- a CDS encoding aldose 1-epimerase produces MPATELHLQDRLTRLSLAPELGASLVNWEVKATGQALLRHSDLAALESGTPRRLACYPLAPWSNRIGEGGFARPEGWQALAPNTGHDPYPIHGSAWQQAWQVEHHSEQRARLTLDSAVPFAYRATLDVHLHEGCLNLDLHITHLDESANWYGLGLHPYFPRYPDTKLYASARKVWLAEDGRLPSYQAEVPEQWRFNAMGRLPETVVDHAFSGWPGECVIEQPSAGYRLACSANGAEHFLLYCPQGQGFFCFEPVSHPINAHHLPGRPGLRLLHRGEAMNLGFRMQYRAL; encoded by the coding sequence ATGCCTGCGACCGAACTGCACCTGCAGGACCGCCTGACCCGCCTGAGCCTGGCTCCGGAGTTGGGCGCCAGCCTGGTCAACTGGGAAGTGAAAGCGACCGGGCAAGCGCTGCTGCGCCATTCCGACCTGGCCGCACTTGAAAGTGGTACGCCACGACGCCTCGCCTGCTACCCACTGGCGCCTTGGTCCAACCGCATTGGCGAGGGTGGCTTTGCCCGACCCGAGGGGTGGCAGGCACTGGCACCCAATACCGGGCATGACCCTTACCCGATCCATGGCAGTGCCTGGCAGCAGGCCTGGCAGGTGGAGCACCACAGTGAACAGCGAGCACGGCTGACGCTAGACAGTGCTGTGCCGTTTGCTTACCGGGCCACGCTGGATGTGCATCTGCATGAGGGGTGCCTGAACCTGGACCTGCATATAACCCATCTGGATGAGTCGGCCAATTGGTACGGGTTGGGGTTGCACCCTTACTTTCCGCGGTATCCCGATACCAAGTTGTACGCATCGGCACGCAAAGTGTGGCTGGCCGAGGATGGACGGTTGCCGTCGTACCAGGCCGAGGTGCCCGAACAATGGCGCTTCAATGCCATGGGACGTTTACCCGAGACAGTGGTTGATCACGCCTTCAGTGGCTGGCCAGGGGAATGTGTGATCGAACAACCCAGCGCGGGTTATCGACTGGCGTGCAGTGCCAATGGGGCCGAACACTTCTTGCTGTATTGCCCGCAGGGGCAAGGTTTTTTCTGCTTTGAACCTGTTAGCCACCCCATCAATGCGCACCACCTGCCAGGGCGACCAGGGTTGCGGTTGCTGCACCGGGGGGAGGCAATGAACCTGGGGTTCAGGATGCAGTATCGGGCGTTGTGA
- a CDS encoding NAD-dependent epimerase/dehydratase family protein yields the protein MTTTPFNRLLLTGAAGGLGKVLRERLKGYAEVLRLSDISPMAPAAGPHEEVITCDLADKAAVHTLVEGVDAIIHFGGVSTEHAFEEILGPNICGVFHVYEAARKHGVKRIIFASSNHTIGFYRQDERIDAHAPRRPDSYYGLSKCYGEDVASFYFDRYGIETVSIRIGSSFPQPQNLRMLCTWLSYDDLVQLIERGLFTPGVGHTIVYGASDNRTVWWDNRHAAHLGYVPKDSSETFRAAVEAQPAPAADDPSMVYQGGAFAVAGPFN from the coding sequence ATGACCACTACCCCCTTCAATCGCCTGCTGCTCACCGGAGCCGCAGGCGGCCTGGGCAAGGTCCTTCGCGAACGCCTGAAAGGCTACGCCGAGGTCCTGCGCCTGTCTGACATCAGCCCCATGGCCCCGGCCGCGGGCCCGCATGAAGAAGTCATTACCTGTGACCTGGCCGACAAGGCTGCGGTGCATACCCTGGTCGAGGGCGTAGACGCCATCATCCACTTTGGCGGGGTTTCTACCGAACACGCCTTCGAAGAGATTCTCGGCCCCAATATCTGCGGCGTGTTCCACGTGTACGAGGCGGCGCGCAAGCACGGGGTCAAGCGCATCATCTTCGCCAGCTCCAACCACACCATCGGTTTCTATCGCCAGGATGAGCGCATCGACGCTCACGCGCCGCGCCGGCCCGACAGCTATTACGGGCTGTCCAAGTGCTACGGCGAAGATGTGGCCAGCTTCTACTTTGACCGCTACGGCATCGAGACCGTCAGCATTCGCATCGGCTCGTCGTTCCCGCAGCCACAGAACCTGCGCATGCTCTGCACCTGGCTCAGTTACGACGACCTGGTGCAGTTGATCGAACGCGGGCTGTTCACCCCCGGGGTTGGCCACACCATCGTCTACGGCGCCTCCGACAATCGCACCGTGTGGTGGGACAACCGCCATGCCGCGCACCTGGGCTATGTACCCAAGGACAGCTCCGAAACCTTCCGCGCAGCCGTGGAGGCCCAACCGGCACCCGCCGCCGATGACCCGAGCATGGTCTACCAGGGCGGCGCTTTCGCCGTGGCCGGCCCGTTCAACTGA
- a CDS encoding glucurono-1,5-lactonase, translating to MNCELIVDARNGTGESPVWHPGEQALYWVDIPARQLHRWQAADGKHQCWQGDEMLACIARSGQGWVAGMESGIFQLQAKADGSLDSRLLSNVQHAQAGMRFNDGRCDRQGRFWAGTMLLDMQQGAHVGALYRHDGEGHLHLQQDGMIVPNGLAFSPDGKRMYLSDSHPNVQKVWAFDYDTDSGTPHGKHLFVDMRNYPGRPDGAAIDQDGCYWICGNDAGQIHRFTPEGRLDRSLSVPVKKPAMCAFGGASLDILYVTSIRPTGIDLSDQPLAGGVFALDPGTKGLEEPAYRG from the coding sequence ATGAACTGCGAACTGATCGTCGACGCCCGCAACGGTACCGGCGAAAGCCCTGTGTGGCACCCCGGTGAACAGGCCCTGTACTGGGTAGACATTCCCGCTCGCCAATTGCATCGCTGGCAAGCGGCCGATGGCAAACACCAGTGCTGGCAGGGCGACGAGATGCTGGCCTGCATCGCCCGCAGCGGTCAGGGCTGGGTTGCGGGCATGGAAAGCGGCATTTTCCAGCTCCAGGCCAAGGCGGACGGCAGCCTGGACAGCCGGCTGCTCAGCAACGTGCAGCACGCCCAGGCCGGCATGCGCTTCAACGATGGCCGCTGCGACCGTCAGGGCCGCTTCTGGGCCGGGACCATGCTGCTGGACATGCAGCAAGGCGCCCATGTGGGTGCGCTGTACCGGCATGACGGCGAAGGCCACCTGCACCTGCAGCAGGACGGCATGATCGTGCCCAATGGCCTGGCGTTCAGCCCCGACGGCAAGCGCATGTACCTGTCCGACTCGCACCCGAACGTGCAGAAGGTATGGGCTTTCGACTACGACACCGACAGCGGCACACCGCACGGCAAGCACCTGTTCGTCGACATGCGCAACTACCCCGGCCGCCCGGATGGCGCCGCCATCGACCAGGACGGCTGCTACTGGATCTGCGGCAACGACGCCGGGCAGATCCACCGTTTTACCCCCGAAGGTCGCCTCGACCGATCACTCAGCGTGCCGGTGAAAAAGCCGGCAATGTGCGCCTTTGGCGGCGCCAGCCTGGACATTCTGTACGTCACCTCGATCCGCCCCACGGGCATCGACCTCAGCGACCAGCCCCTGGCTGGCGGGGTATTTGCCCTCGACCCTGGCACCAAGGGCCTGGAGGAACCTGCCTACCGGGGCTGA
- a CDS encoding TRAP transporter substrate-binding protein: MTFKRKLLLAVLPFAFSVAMPASALDIKFAEIHPAGYPTVVAEQNMGKKLEDASNGEITFKMFAGGVLGSEKEVIEQAQIGAVQMTRVSLGIVGPVVPDVNVFNMPFVFRDHDHMRKIIDGEIGQEILDKITNSDFNLVALAWMDGGSRSIYTKKPVRSLEDLKGMKIRVQGNPLFIDMMNAMGGNGIAMDTGEIFSALQTGVIDGAENNPPTLLEHNHFQSAKYYTLTGHLILPEPVVMSKTTWNKLSPEQQALVKKVAREAQMEERALWDAKSAASEEKLKAAGVEFITVDKKPFYDATASVREKYGAQYADLMKRIDAVQ, encoded by the coding sequence ATGACGTTCAAACGCAAGCTGCTTCTTGCCGTACTCCCGTTCGCCTTCAGCGTGGCCATGCCCGCCTCGGCACTGGACATCAAGTTCGCCGAGATTCACCCGGCCGGGTACCCGACCGTGGTCGCCGAACAGAACATGGGTAAAAAGCTGGAAGACGCCAGCAATGGCGAAATCACCTTCAAGATGTTCGCCGGCGGCGTTCTGGGTTCTGAGAAGGAAGTGATCGAACAGGCACAGATCGGTGCCGTGCAGATGACCCGTGTCAGCTTGGGGATCGTCGGCCCGGTGGTGCCGGATGTGAACGTATTCAACATGCCGTTCGTGTTCCGCGACCATGATCACATGCGCAAGATCATCGACGGCGAGATCGGCCAGGAAATCCTCGACAAGATCACCAATTCCGATTTCAACCTGGTGGCCCTGGCCTGGATGGATGGCGGCTCGCGCAGCATCTACACGAAAAAGCCGGTGCGCAGCCTGGAAGACCTCAAGGGCATGAAGATTCGCGTACAGGGCAACCCGCTGTTCATCGACATGATGAACGCCATGGGCGGCAACGGCATCGCCATGGACACCGGGGAAATCTTCAGCGCCCTGCAGACTGGCGTGATCGATGGCGCCGAAAACAATCCGCCCACGCTGCTTGAGCACAACCACTTCCAGAGCGCCAAGTACTACACACTCACGGGTCACCTGATCCTCCCGGAGCCGGTAGTGATGTCCAAGACCACCTGGAACAAGCTCAGCCCCGAGCAGCAGGCGCTGGTGAAGAAGGTTGCGCGTGAAGCACAGATGGAAGAGCGCGCGCTGTGGGACGCCAAGTCTGCCGCCAGCGAAGAGAAGCTCAAGGCCGCCGGTGTCGAGTTCATTACCGTCGACAAGAAGCCGTTCTACGACGCCACGGCTTCGGTACGCGAAAAATACGGCGCGCAGTACGCCGACCTGATGAAGCGTATCGACGCCGTCCAGTAA
- a CDS encoding TRAP transporter small permease: protein MKSLFLSVNDTLYRSCIWIAGLSILAMTLIIPWGIFARYVLGTGSSWPEPVSILLMVVFTFVGAAASYRAGAHMAVGMITDRLPPLQRQLVALLVQLLMIVVCVFMTYYGTRLCITTWNQSLASLPGVRVGMTYAPIPVGGVLTLVFVLEKLLLGDQSNRKVVRFDLVEENEGAA, encoded by the coding sequence ATGAAATCGCTTTTCCTGAGCGTGAACGACACGCTGTACCGCAGTTGCATCTGGATCGCGGGCCTGTCGATCCTGGCCATGACGCTGATCATCCCGTGGGGCATCTTCGCCCGCTACGTGCTGGGCACCGGCTCCAGCTGGCCAGAACCAGTCTCTATCCTTCTGATGGTGGTATTCACCTTCGTTGGTGCCGCCGCCAGCTATCGCGCCGGGGCGCATATGGCGGTTGGGATGATTACCGACCGGTTGCCGCCGCTGCAGCGCCAGCTGGTCGCCCTGCTGGTTCAACTGCTGATGATCGTGGTGTGCGTGTTCATGACCTATTACGGCACCCGGCTGTGCATCACCACCTGGAACCAGTCGCTGGCCTCGCTGCCCGGCGTGCGGGTCGGCATGACCTACGCGCCGATCCCGGTCGGCGGCGTACTGACGCTGGTGTTCGTGCTGGAAAAACTCCTGCTGGGCGATCAGAGCAACCGCAAGGTCGTGCGCTTTGATCTGGTCGAAGAAAACGAAGGAGCTGCGTAA
- a CDS encoding pyridoxamine 5'-phosphate oxidase family protein, which translates to MQQSPDHRPSPWHAGEKTLQEKVGVAERMEAFGQKVIRDHMPDQHRTFYHQLPFMVAASVDAQGRPWATLLEGPEGFVSSPDPRMLTIHTTLPADDPATPGLAAGQAVGLLGIELHTRRRNRINGQIRHAAQGQLQVAVEQAFGNCPQYIQLRDYTRVTEPALGRIDATTLDTSTVSMIQAADTFFVASYVEHAYGQRSVDVSHRGGRPGFIKVEGNRLTIPDYAGNLHFNTLGNLVVNPRAGLLFIDFKNGNVLQLYGRAEVLLDSPAIQAFEGAERLWTLQVEKVVWRPAAVALRWAFKEYAPTSLMTGTWAEADARLEQRQQQRQWLAWRVLRVEQESRDIRSFYLEPPAGCRVAFAPGQHLPVQVPRDGESALIRTYSLSSAPDDGFLRISVKAQGPASRYLHERVVAGDVLNVRPPMGSFTLDQQSTRPLVLIGAGVGITPLLAMLRQQLRTGQARRIHLFHGARSLADLPFQQELAALRQQAGDLLQVHRALSQPEGHAQVGRDYEFAGRLGIEQVKATLALDDYDFYLCGPGSFTQQLYEGLRGVHVPDARIHAEAFGPSTLRRHTDADQPVLQQPPAADEPVPVYFAASAKEARWVPGSGTLLELAEARGLAPEFSCRGGSCGTCKTRLVSGQVHYPNPPAELPEAGSVLICCAVPAKVEEGMQALVLDV; encoded by the coding sequence ATGCAACAATCTCCTGATCACCGCCCCTCGCCCTGGCATGCGGGTGAAAAGACCCTGCAGGAAAAGGTCGGTGTAGCAGAACGCATGGAGGCGTTCGGGCAAAAGGTCATTCGTGACCACATGCCCGACCAGCACCGAACGTTCTATCACCAGTTACCGTTCATGGTCGCCGCCAGTGTGGATGCCCAGGGTCGGCCTTGGGCCACGCTGCTGGAAGGGCCAGAAGGGTTCGTAAGCTCGCCTGACCCTCGTATGCTGACGATCCACACCACGTTGCCAGCAGATGACCCCGCCACCCCCGGGTTGGCAGCCGGGCAGGCGGTCGGCCTGCTGGGGATCGAACTGCACACCCGTCGGCGCAATCGCATCAACGGGCAGATCCGCCACGCTGCCCAAGGGCAACTGCAAGTGGCCGTAGAGCAGGCGTTTGGCAACTGCCCGCAGTACATCCAGTTGCGTGACTACACCCGCGTCACCGAACCCGCCCTCGGGCGCATCGATGCGACAACACTGGATACTTCAACCGTCAGCATGATCCAGGCGGCCGATACCTTCTTCGTCGCCAGCTATGTCGAGCATGCTTACGGCCAGCGCTCGGTGGATGTCTCCCACCGTGGTGGCCGGCCAGGGTTCATCAAGGTCGAAGGCAATCGGCTCACGATTCCCGACTATGCTGGCAATCTGCATTTCAACACCTTGGGCAACCTGGTGGTCAACCCGCGGGCCGGCTTGCTGTTCATCGACTTCAAAAATGGCAATGTGTTGCAACTGTACGGGCGTGCCGAGGTGCTGCTGGACAGCCCGGCCATCCAGGCTTTTGAAGGCGCTGAGCGGTTATGGACACTGCAGGTCGAGAAGGTGGTGTGGCGTCCGGCAGCCGTTGCCCTGCGCTGGGCTTTCAAGGAGTACGCGCCGACCAGTCTGATGACTGGTACCTGGGCCGAGGCCGATGCGCGCCTGGAGCAGCGGCAACAACAGCGCCAATGGCTGGCCTGGCGGGTGCTGCGGGTGGAGCAGGAAAGCCGCGACATCCGCTCGTTCTATCTCGAACCACCGGCAGGCTGCCGTGTGGCCTTTGCCCCTGGCCAGCATCTGCCTGTGCAAGTGCCGCGTGATGGCGAGTCAGCGCTGATCCGCACCTACAGCCTTTCAAGTGCCCCCGACGATGGATTCTTGCGCATCAGCGTCAAAGCCCAGGGCCCGGCTTCGCGGTATCTGCATGAGCGCGTTGTGGCCGGCGATGTGCTGAATGTGCGCCCGCCGATGGGCAGCTTCACGCTTGACCAGCAAAGCACGCGCCCGTTGGTGCTGATCGGCGCGGGCGTGGGCATCACGCCGTTGCTGGCCATGCTGCGCCAGCAGTTGAGGACAGGGCAGGCCCGGCGCATTCATCTGTTCCATGGCGCACGCAGCCTGGCCGACTTGCCGTTCCAGCAGGAACTGGCGGCCTTGCGGCAACAGGCTGGCGATCTACTGCAGGTACACCGCGCACTGAGCCAGCCTGAAGGGCACGCGCAGGTCGGTCGTGATTACGAGTTTGCCGGCCGGTTGGGTATCGAACAGGTCAAGGCAACGCTGGCGTTGGACGACTACGATTTCTACCTGTGTGGCCCGGGCAGCTTCACCCAGCAGCTTTACGAAGGGCTGCGTGGGGTGCATGTGCCGGATGCGCGGATTCACGCCGAAGCGTTTGGCCCGTCGACGCTGCGGCGGCACACCGACGCAGACCAGCCAGTCCTGCAACAGCCACCTGCCGCTGACGAACCGGTGCCGGTGTATTTTGCCGCGTCGGCCAAGGAGGCTCGCTGGGTACCCGGTAGCGGCACCTTGCTGGAACTGGCCGAGGCGCGTGGGCTGGCCCCGGAGTTCAGTTGCCGGGGTGGTTCGTGTGGTACCTGCAAGACCCGGCTGGTAAGCGGCCAGGTGCATTATCCGAATCCGCCGGCAGAGTTGCCGGAGGCAGGATCGGTGCTGATCTGTTGTGCTGTGCCAGCGAAGGTGGAGGAGGGGATGCAGGCGTTGGTGCTGGATGTCTGA
- a CDS encoding EamA family transporter, whose product MAVPSSAVPLFPRKLAIALLALLACSFAGNHIAARIAFDDGTGVLLAILCRSGITFLVLAGLLLWQRQALALPAGARRWQLLLGLLIATQSLCLYSAVARIPVALALLVGNTFPMLLALLTWALGGARPTGRTVLFMGLILCGLVLALDVPARLADSGAANPHWVPGVSLAFGAACAFACALWITDHKLASVRGPVRSLLTLLIVFSSMLVAGASGVMPSGLSLPGSSGGWAALASLVVLYGLAFTLLFVCVPRLNMAQNAPVMNVEPIATLLLGWALLDQQLGTLQLLGGAVVVCGIVLLTYRRAN is encoded by the coding sequence ATGGCTGTTCCCTCCTCGGCTGTACCGCTTTTCCCACGCAAACTAGCCATCGCCCTGCTCGCCCTCCTGGCCTGTTCATTCGCTGGCAACCACATCGCCGCGCGCATCGCCTTCGATGACGGCACCGGCGTGCTGCTGGCGATTCTCTGCCGCTCAGGCATCACGTTCCTGGTACTGGCCGGGCTGCTGCTGTGGCAACGCCAGGCCCTGGCCCTGCCCGCCGGTGCGCGCCGGTGGCAGCTGCTGCTCGGCCTGCTGATTGCCACCCAGAGCCTGTGCCTGTACTCGGCGGTGGCGCGTATTCCAGTGGCTTTGGCGCTGCTGGTGGGCAACACCTTCCCGATGCTGCTGGCGCTGCTCACCTGGGCGCTGGGCGGCGCACGCCCCACGGGCCGCACCGTGCTGTTCATGGGCCTGATCCTGTGCGGCCTGGTGCTGGCGCTGGATGTGCCGGCACGCCTGGCCGACAGCGGTGCGGCCAACCCGCACTGGGTGCCAGGGGTCAGCCTGGCCTTCGGCGCCGCCTGTGCCTTTGCCTGCGCCTTGTGGATCACCGACCATAAACTGGCCAGCGTGCGCGGCCCCGTGCGCAGCCTGCTGACTTTGCTGATCGTGTTCTCCAGCATGCTGGTTGCAGGCGCAAGCGGCGTGATGCCTTCCGGTTTGTCATTGCCAGGCAGCAGCGGTGGCTGGGCGGCCTTGGCCAGCCTTGTAGTGCTGTATGGCTTGGCCTTCACCTTGCTGTTTGTTTGTGTGCCAAGGCTGAACATGGCGCAGAACGCACCCGTGATGAACGTCGAACCCATCGCCACGCTACTGCTGGGCTGGGCCTTGCTCGATCAGCAACTCGGTACCCTGCAATTACTCGGCGGCGCGGTGGTGGTGTGCGGCATCGTGCTGCTCACCTACCGTCGGGCCAATTGA
- a CDS encoding LysR family transcriptional regulator — protein MDQIHLMKVFVAVGELESFAAAARRLDISPAAVTRAVSALEEQLGVKLLLRTTRSVRLTEAGGRYLEDTRHILASIHEANEAAAGINATPRGDLAVTAPILFGKKFVMPCIVRYLQQYPEVDVSAFFLDRVVNMVEEGMDVAVRIGPLPDSGLKALRVGRVRRMLCASPDYLARHGVPKHPSDLAGHAIIGTTNLSPRAGWRFGVTDEPTLVRMKPRLTVTSNDGAIAAASGGLGIARLLSYQVADELASGQLQVLLAEYEEAPWPIHVLHRESKYGSAKVRAFIDMLAQGLRDQQLD, from the coding sequence ATGGACCAGATCCACCTGATGAAGGTATTCGTCGCCGTCGGCGAGCTGGAAAGCTTCGCCGCTGCGGCCCGCCGTCTGGACATTTCCCCGGCCGCCGTCACCCGCGCCGTCAGCGCCCTTGAAGAGCAGCTCGGGGTCAAGCTGTTGCTGCGCACAACACGCAGCGTGCGTTTGACCGAGGCCGGCGGCCGCTATCTGGAAGACACCCGGCACATCCTCGCCAGTATCCACGAGGCCAATGAGGCCGCTGCCGGCATCAACGCGACTCCCAGGGGCGACCTGGCGGTGACCGCGCCGATCCTGTTCGGCAAGAAGTTCGTCATGCCGTGCATCGTCCGTTACCTGCAGCAGTACCCGGAAGTCGATGTTTCCGCGTTCTTTCTCGACCGCGTGGTAAACATGGTCGAGGAGGGCATGGACGTGGCCGTGCGCATCGGACCGTTGCCCGACTCCGGGTTGAAGGCGCTGCGGGTGGGCAGGGTGCGGCGCATGTTGTGTGCCTCGCCCGACTACCTGGCGCGCCATGGTGTGCCGAAGCACCCGTCGGACCTGGCCGGGCATGCGATAATCGGCACCACCAACCTGTCGCCGCGTGCGGGTTGGCGCTTCGGAGTGACCGACGAGCCGACCTTGGTGCGCATGAAGCCGCGGCTGACGGTCACCAGCAATGACGGGGCAATCGCAGCTGCCAGCGGCGGGCTGGGGATTGCCCGGCTGCTGTCGTACCAGGTGGCAGACGAACTGGCCAGCGGGCAGTTGCAGGTGCTGCTGGCCGAGTACGAAGAGGCGCCCTGGCCCATTCATGTGCTGCACCGCGAAAGCAAGTACGGCTCGGCCAAGGTCAGGGCCTTTATCGACATGCTGGCGCAAGGATTGCGCGATCAGCAGCTGGATTAA